In Pseudomonas fluorescens, a genomic segment contains:
- the apbC gene encoding iron-sulfur cluster carrier protein ApbC — protein MSAVNRAAVEAVLRQYTDPYLNQDPVSAGCVRAIEVQGDQVSVQMELGYAAGLFKSGWAQMLQMAIEGLDGVGSAKVDIRCVIAPHKAQAQIPGLANVKNVVAVASGKGGVGKSTTAANLALALAREGARVGILDADIYGPSQGVMFGIAEGTRPKVKDQKWFVPIESMGVEVMSMAFLTDDNTPMVWRGPMVSGALLQLVTQTAWGDLDYLVIDMPPGTGDIQLTLAQKVPVAGSVIVTTPQDLALLDAKKGVEMFRKVNIPVLGVVENMAVHICSNCGHAEHLFGEGGGEKLATQYGVELLASLPLSMGIREQADGGKPTVAAEPDGQIAMIYQELARHVGARIVLQEAATQAMPTITVSED, from the coding sequence ATGAGCGCCGTCAATCGCGCAGCGGTGGAAGCCGTTCTTCGCCAATACACCGACCCCTATTTGAACCAGGACCCGGTAAGTGCCGGCTGTGTACGCGCCATCGAGGTCCAGGGCGATCAGGTGTCGGTCCAGATGGAACTGGGTTATGCCGCCGGCCTGTTCAAGAGCGGCTGGGCGCAGATGCTGCAAATGGCTATCGAAGGCCTGGACGGCGTGGGGTCGGCCAAGGTCGACATTCGGTGCGTGATCGCGCCGCACAAGGCCCAGGCGCAGATCCCAGGCCTGGCCAACGTCAAGAACGTGGTCGCAGTGGCGTCCGGCAAGGGCGGTGTGGGTAAGTCCACCACGGCGGCCAACCTGGCCCTGGCCCTGGCGCGTGAAGGTGCGCGGGTGGGCATTCTTGACGCCGATATCTACGGCCCGAGCCAAGGCGTGATGTTCGGCATTGCCGAGGGCACGCGGCCGAAGGTCAAGGACCAGAAATGGTTCGTGCCGATTGAGTCCATGGGTGTGGAAGTGATGTCCATGGCCTTCCTCACCGATGACAACACGCCGATGGTATGGCGCGGGCCGATGGTGTCCGGCGCACTGCTGCAACTGGTCACGCAGACTGCCTGGGGCGACCTGGACTACCTGGTGATCGATATGCCGCCGGGCACGGGCGATATCCAACTGACCCTGGCGCAAAAAGTCCCGGTGGCTGGCTCGGTGATCGTGACCACGCCCCAGGACCTGGCGCTGCTCGACGCGAAGAAAGGCGTCGAGATGTTCCGCAAGGTCAATATCCCGGTGCTGGGCGTGGTGGAGAACATGGCGGTGCACATCTGCTCCAACTGCGGCCATGCCGAGCACTTGTTCGGTGAAGGGGGAGGCGAGAAGCTGGCGACCCAGTATGGCGTCGAACTGCTGGCCTCATTGCCGTTGTCGATGGGTATTCGCGAGCAGGCCGACGGCGGCAAGCCTACCGTGGCGGCCGAGCCCGATGGCCAGATCGCGATGATCTATCAGGAGCTGGCCCGCCATGTCGGCGCACGAATCGTGCTGCAAGAGGCTGCGACGCAGGCCATGCCGACTATCACTGTCAGTGAAGATTGA
- the metG gene encoding methionine--tRNA ligase: MSEPRKILVTSALPYANGSIHLGHMLEYIQTDMWVRFQKHRGNQCIYVCADDAHGSAIMLRAEKEGITPEQLIANVQAEHSADFADFLVDFDNFHSTHSDENRELSSQIYKRLRDAGHIATRSITQYFDPEKKMFLADRFIKGTCPKCGTEDQYGDNCEKCGATYAPTDLKNPRSAISGAIPVLKDSQHFFFKLPDFQQMLQTWTRSGTLQDAVANKIAEWLDAGLQQWDISRDAPYFGFEIPDEPGKYFYVWLDAPIGYMASFKNLCARTPELDFDAFWGKDSTAELYHFIGKDIVNFHALFWPAMLEGSGYRKPTGIAVHGYLTVNGQKMSKSRGTFIKARTYLDHLSPEYLRYYYASKLGRGVDDLDLNLEDFVQKVNSDLVGKVVNIASRCAGFIHKGNAGVMVAENAAPELTEAFLAAAPSIADAYEARDFARAMREIMGLADRANAWIADKAPWSLNKQEGKQAEVQAICATGVNLFRQLVIFLKPVLPLLAADAEAFLNVAPLTWNDHATLLGNHPLNEFKPLMTRIDPVKVQAMTDASKEDLVASQTDTGESTPAGNGELAKDPLSPEIEFDAFAAVDLRVALIVKAEAVEGADKLLRLTLDIGDEQRNVFSGIKSAYPDPSKLNGRLTMMIANLKPRKMKFGISEGMVMAAGPGGEEIYLLSPDSGAKPGQRIK, encoded by the coding sequence ATGTCCGAGCCACGCAAGATCCTCGTCACCAGCGCCCTGCCCTATGCCAATGGTTCCATCCATCTTGGCCATATGCTTGAGTACATCCAGACCGATATGTGGGTGCGCTTCCAGAAGCATCGCGGCAATCAATGCATCTATGTCTGCGCGGACGACGCCCACGGCTCGGCCATCATGTTGCGCGCCGAAAAGGAAGGGATCACCCCGGAACAACTGATCGCCAATGTGCAGGCTGAACACAGCGCCGACTTTGCCGACTTCCTGGTGGACTTCGACAACTTCCACTCGACCCACTCCGACGAAAACCGCGAGCTGTCGAGCCAGATCTATAAGCGCTTGCGCGACGCCGGGCACATTGCCACGCGTTCGATCACGCAGTATTTCGACCCGGAAAAGAAAATGTTCCTGGCCGACCGCTTCATCAAGGGCACCTGCCCAAAATGCGGCACCGAAGACCAGTACGGCGACAACTGCGAAAAATGCGGTGCCACCTACGCACCGACTGACCTGAAGAACCCGCGTTCGGCTATCTCCGGCGCCATCCCGGTGCTCAAGGATTCCCAGCACTTCTTCTTCAAGCTCCCGGATTTCCAGCAGATGCTGCAAACCTGGACCCGCAGCGGCACCCTGCAGGACGCCGTGGCGAACAAGATCGCCGAATGGCTGGACGCCGGCCTGCAACAGTGGGACATCTCCCGCGATGCGCCGTACTTCGGCTTCGAAATCCCCGACGAGCCAGGCAAGTACTTCTACGTGTGGCTGGACGCGCCGATCGGCTACATGGCCAGCTTCAAGAACCTCTGCGCCCGCACGCCGGAGCTGGACTTCGACGCTTTCTGGGGCAAGGACTCCACCGCCGAGCTGTACCACTTCATCGGCAAGGACATCGTCAACTTCCACGCCCTGTTCTGGCCAGCCATGCTCGAAGGTTCGGGCTACCGCAAGCCAACCGGCATCGCCGTACACGGTTACCTGACGGTCAATGGCCAGAAGATGTCCAAGTCCCGTGGCACCTTTATCAAGGCGCGCACCTACCTGGACCACCTGTCGCCGGAATACCTGCGCTACTACTACGCCTCCAAGCTGGGCCGTGGCGTCGACGACCTCGACCTGAACCTGGAAGACTTCGTACAGAAGGTCAACTCCGACCTGGTGGGCAAAGTCGTCAACATCGCCAGCCGTTGCGCCGGGTTCATCCACAAGGGCAACGCCGGTGTGATGGTGGCGGAAAATGCCGCGCCGGAACTGACCGAGGCCTTCCTGGCCGCCGCGCCAAGCATTGCCGATGCCTATGAGGCCCGCGACTTTGCCCGCGCGATGCGCGAGATCATGGGCCTGGCCGACCGTGCCAACGCCTGGATCGCCGACAAGGCACCGTGGTCGCTGAACAAGCAGGAAGGCAAGCAGGCTGAAGTCCAGGCGATCTGCGCCACCGGCGTCAACCTGTTCCGCCAGTTGGTGATCTTCCTCAAGCCCGTGCTGCCATTGCTGGCCGCCGACGCCGAGGCGTTCCTCAACGTCGCGCCGCTGACCTGGAATGACCACGCCACCCTGCTCGGCAACCACCCGCTGAACGAGTTCAAGCCACTGATGACCCGCATCGACCCGGTAAAAGTCCAGGCCATGACCGACGCTTCGAAAGAAGACCTGGTCGCCAGCCAGACCGATACCGGCGAATCGACGCCAGCGGGCAACGGTGAACTGGCCAAGGACCCCCTCTCCCCGGAGATCGAGTTCGACGCCTTTGCCGCCGTGGACCTGCGCGTTGCGCTGATCGTCAAGGCCGAAGCCGTTGAAGGTGCCGACAAGCTGCTGCGCCTGACCTTGGATATCGGTGACGAGCAACGCAACGTGTTCTCCGGGATCAAGAGCGCCTATCCGGACCCCTCCAAGCTCAATGGTCGCCTGACCATGATGATCGCCAACCTCAAGCCGCGGAAAATGAAGTTCGGTATTTCCGAAGGCATGGTGATGGCGGCTGGCCCTGGCGGCGAAGAAATCTACCTGCTGAGCCCTGACAGCGGCGCCAAGCCGGGTCAACGCATCAAGTAA
- the fdxA gene encoding ferredoxin FdxA, whose translation MTFVVTDNCIKCKYTDCVEVCPVDCFYEGPNFLVIHPDECIDCALCEPECPAVAIFSEDEVPEDMQEFIQLNVELAEIWPNITEKKEPLPDAEEWDGKKGKIKELER comes from the coding sequence ATGACCTTCGTCGTCACCGACAACTGCATCAAGTGCAAGTACACCGACTGCGTAGAAGTGTGTCCGGTGGACTGCTTCTACGAAGGCCCGAATTTCCTGGTCATCCACCCGGACGAGTGCATTGACTGCGCCCTGTGTGAGCCTGAATGCCCGGCCGTCGCTATTTTCTCCGAGGACGAAGTCCCGGAAGACATGCAGGAATTTATCCAGTTGAACGTCGAGCTGGCTGAAATCTGGCCGAACATCACCGAGAAGAAAGAACCTCTGCCGGACGCGGAAGAGTGGGATGGCAAAAAAGGCAAGATCAAAGAACTCGAGCGCTGA
- a CDS encoding Rnf-Nqr domain containing protein: MTDMFLTLVSAALISNFVLQMPLAVDPVLALASRQRLHALGIATTLLMVLSGVLGYLLDHYLLQPFALTTLRLFVFLPLTALLIHPVLSLLTRVRPALVTNGLWPLLLGNVGVLAVVVMGTQNDKGVVHMAALSLGAGLGFWLVLSLFSDLRQRIADNDIPLPFRGLPVELISVGLMAVAFFGFNAMFKA, translated from the coding sequence ATGACCGATATGTTCCTCACCCTTGTCAGCGCCGCCCTGATCAGCAACTTCGTGTTGCAGATGCCGCTGGCGGTCGACCCGGTGCTGGCCCTGGCCTCACGCCAACGGCTGCATGCGCTCGGGATCGCCACCACCCTATTGATGGTGCTCAGCGGCGTGCTGGGTTATCTGCTGGACCACTATCTGTTGCAGCCGTTCGCATTGACGACACTGCGGCTATTTGTGTTTTTGCCGCTGACCGCGCTGTTGATCCACCCGGTGCTCAGCCTGCTGACGCGCGTGCGCCCCGCCCTGGTAACCAACGGTCTGTGGCCACTGCTGCTGGGTAACGTCGGCGTACTGGCCGTGGTCGTGATGGGGACACAAAATGATAAAGGCGTGGTGCACATGGCCGCATTGAGCCTGGGCGCCGGGCTCGGTTTCTGGCTGGTGCTGAGCCTGTTCAGCGACTTGCGCCAACGCATCGCCGACAACGACATCCCCCTGCCTTTTCGCGGCCTGCCGGTCGAACTGATCAGCGTCGGGCTGATGGCAGTGGCCTTCTTCGGCTTCAACGCAATGTTCAAAGCATGA